Sequence from the Arthrobacter pigmenti genome:
GCAAGCTCGCGGCGGTGCCCTCGCCAGCAGACTTAGATGCCACTCCCTGGCCGGCATTTGCTGCCTCTGCGCTTTGGGGGGCACCTTCAGTCTTCACGCTAGCGTCCTCAATGGTTTGGGTGGTGTGGCTCATTGGTGGATTCCGCACTCTGTCTTCGCTAGGCCGGCCCAACGGCCGGCTCGTGGGTCTTCTCCTGGGGCTACTGGACGGGTGCAGGGCTTGCAGCCGATCGAGGGGTAGCCGTTGGAGAGGAGCATGTTGACGGGCACCTGGTGCTCTCCGGCATAGTCGAGCAGCTCGTCGAAGGTCCACGCAGCAACCGGGTTGATCTTGACCAGTTTGTGGACATGGTCCCAGGTCACCAACGGGGTGTTGGTCCGTGTGGGGCCTTCGTCTCGGCGGACACCGGTGAACCAGACTTCGTAACCGGACAGGGCCTTCTTGAGGGGGTCCATTTTCCGGAGTGCGCAGCACTGTGCAGGGTCCCGACCGAACAGGTCCTTGCCGTATTCAGCATCCTGTTCAGCCACGGTCTGTTCGGGCATGACATTGACGATGTTGATGTCGAGCTGCTCCGCGACTTCGTCCCGCGTGATGTGGGTTTCGGTGAAGTGATACCCGGTCTCAAGGAACAGGACGTCAACGCCGGGATACTGCTGTGAGACCAGGTGCGGAAGCACCGCATCGGCCATGGAGCAGGCGACTGCGGCCTGGGAAACGTCGAAGTTCCGCACAACCCACGCAATGACGTCCCGGGAATCGGCATCCCAGCCGAGTTCCTCGGCACCGGCCGCAGCCAACGCCCGCAGCTCCTCTTCTGAGCGACGGGGAAGACGCGCCTGATCCGACACGGCAGTGAACTCAGGGGCCTCACTCACTGCAGCACTCCTTCCTCGGCGCGATGCGCCCATTCGGCGAAGGTCTCGTTGTTCTTACGGTCGGCGGCGTATTGGCGGACCACGCGTTCGACGTAGTCGGGGAGATTGTCGACGGTGACCTTGAGTCCGCGGATGGTGCGGCCGAGGCCCGCCTCTTCGCGGTTGGAGTCCGCGAGTCCGCCACCGAGGTGAACCTGGAAGCCTGGCGTGGGATCGCCGTCGGGCGTTGGAAGCATCATGCCTTTGAGGCCGATGTCCGCCGTCTGGATGCGGGCGCAGGAGTTCGGGCAGCCGTTGATGTGCAGGGCGATGGGTTGCGTCAGGGTTCCGTTGTCAACGAGGTCGGCCAGGCGGCGTTCAAGTTCGGCGATGGCCGTCGCTGCCGTCACCTTCGTCTCGACGATCGCGAGCTTGCAGTACTCGATGCCGGTGCACGCGATGGTGGAACGGCGGAACAGTGACGGCCGGGCGGAGAGGCCCAGTGCGTCGAGTTCAGCGACGAGGGATTCAACGTGATCCTCCTCGACGTCGAGGATCACAAGCTTCTGGTGCGGGGTGGTGCGCAGGCGCGTGGTGCCGTGTGCCTCGAGCGTGTCGGCGAGGGACGTCAGGATGGTGCCGGAGACGCGGCCCACCGTCGGCGCAACGCCGATGAAGAACTTGCCGTCCTTCTGTTCGTGGATGCCCACGTGGTCGCCGGGGGTTGGCGGCTTCGGCGCGGCCGGGCCATCCGGCAGTTCGAAGCCGAGGTATTCGTCCTGCAGAATCTGCCGGAACTTCTCCGGTCCCCAGTCATTGAGGAGGAACTTCAGGCGGGCCTTGGTGCGCATGCGGCGGTAGCCGTAGTCGCGGAAGATGCTGGTGACGCCGAGCCATACTTCGGCAGCGACATCGGCGGACACGAATGCTCCGAGGCGTTCCGCGAGACGCGCGTTCGTGGAGAGCCCGCCGCCGACCCACAGGTCGTAACCTGCTCCGAGTTCCGGGTGGACAACGCCGACGAGAGCGAAATCGTTGATCTCATGGACCACGTCCTGGCTGGGGTGTCCGGTGATCGCGGTCTTGTACTTCCGCGGGAGGTTCGCCAGTTCGGGGTCACCGATGAACCGCTCGCTCAGTTCGTGGATGAGCGGTGTGGGATCAATGATTTCGTCTTTGGCGATACCTGCGACCGGCGAGCCGAGGATCACGCGGGGAACGTCACCGCATGCTTCCGTCGTGGAGAGGTTCACGGCCTCCAGCCGGTTCCAAATTTCAGGAACGTCCTCGACGCGGATCCAGTGGAGCTGGATGTTCTGGCGGTCAGTGATGTCCGCAGAGTCCCGCGCGAACTCCGTCGAGATTTCGCCGATGACGCGCAACTGGTGCGTGGTCAGGGCCCCGCCGTCAATGCGGACGCGGAGCATGAAGTACTTGTCTTCGAGTTCGTGCGGCTCAAGCGTGGCGGTCTTGCCGCCGTCGATCCCCTGCCGGCGCTGCGTGTACAGACCCCACCAGCGGAAACGCCCATGGAGATCGGTGCCGTCGATCGATTCGAAACCGTTCTTGGAGTAGATCTGCTCGATCCGCTCACGGACGTTGAGCCCGTTGTCCTCCTGCTTCCAGGTTTCGTTGGCGTTGAGCGGAGTGGTGCCGTCCACCTTCCACTGGCCATGCGGCTTGGCGGCAGGCCGGTTTGCCCGCGCAGGCTTGGTCCGCGCGGCAGCGTTGGCCTGGGCGGCGTCGGTCACGACTGAACTCGTCATGTAAAAACAGTAGGACCGGCTCCTGAACCCCATCAAAGGTCCGGCAACACCCGTTCACGTGAAGACACCTCACGTCACAATCGCGTCAGGACCTTGACAAGGATTCACACGCCGAGCTGGGCACATGCTTCGTCGTAGCGGTCCAGTGCGATCTGCGCGAGCATTACTTCCGGAAGGAGTGGGTCCGTCACTACGCTCGCACCCGCCTTCGAGAGCTGGTCATGGAAGTAGCCCGGCGCCAGGAGGTAGGAGGCGATCGCGGGCGCGGCGCCGTCGTCGTGCAGTTCCTGAACAGCCTCGGGGACCGACGGCCTGGCGCTCGCTCCGTAACCTGCGAGGATCCGGCCCGTGCGCAGTTCCGCGAGCTGTTCCAGAAGCTTGCTCACGTCTTCAGCCGCGGAAGGATCCGACGAGCCCGCGGCAGCCAGTACGACGGCGGCACCCGCCTCCACGCCCGCTTCCTCCAGGCGCTGCTGGAGCAGCTTCGCCAGCCGCGGGTCCGGTCCGAGAGGCGCTGAAGCAACGGTTCCAGGACGGCCGGCAACCGCCTCGGCAATGTCCACTTTCACGTGATAACCCACGGACAGCAGCAGCGGCACGATGACCGCGGGCCCGTCCGGAAGGGCAGCCACCACGTCCGGAAGATCGGGCTGCTGGACATCAACGTAGGCTTCACGGATGTCCAACCCGGGTCTTAGCAACCGCATCTCATCGCGCATGCGGTTGACGGCTGCCTGTCCCTCGGTGCTGCTAGTGCCATGGGAGCAGGCAACCAGGACGGGATGCTCATGTGTCTGCATGCTGGCAATTGAAGCACCCGCTAGGCAACAATTGACAGTTGTGTCCCGTGCCGCCCCCAACCGGAAGCTCCCATGAACGCCGCGCTGATCCTCGACCTGTTCGGCGTCTTCTTCTTCGCGGTGTCCGGATCGCTGCTTGCTGCACGCAAAGGCTTTGATCTCGTGGGATCGCTGCTGTTGGCCTGTCTTGTTTCACTGGGCGGCGGCGTGGCACGGGACGTCATCATCGGCGTCGTGCCCGTGGCCTTCTCCAACCCGCTCTACCTTGCGCCGCCCCTGCTGGCCACGTCGCTGGTGTACTTCTTGTTCTCCCGGCTTGAGAAGGTCAGCAAACTCCTGGTCCTGTTCGACGCCGGTGGGCTGGCTCTCTTCTGCATCGTCGGTGCGCTGAAAGCTGTTGATGCCGGCCTGAACCCTGTGGCGGCGGTACTGCTCGGCGTGACGACCGCCGTCGGGGGCGGCCTCCTGCGCGACGTCGTTGCGAACGAAGTTCCACAACTGTTCAATCCGGGCGACATCTATGCCCTTCCCGCATTCCTCGGCGCCGCCCTGACCGTGGTCCTTGCGAAGCTGGACTGGTTCAACGTGCTGACAGGCGTGGCCGTCGCGGGCCTGGTATTCCTGCTGCGCGTCCTGGCATGGCGTGCCGGCTGGCAGGCGCCACTGGCCACACGGGTGCCACGGCAATTCAGGCCCCCGCGGGAGGGATAGGATTACAGCATCCCCCTACCTTCACCTGGAGCCACTGTGACCGAGCTGTTCCTGGATAAATTCCGCGCCCTCGTGCCCACCTACTTCGACGAGCCCTGGGTCGCTGAAGACGGGCTTTCCGAAAACGAACTGGCGGAGATGCGTCAGGACCAGGACTTCCCGCTTCCGCTGGCGCTGCGCGAGTTCTACCTCGCCGTCGGTGCGGCCGAGGACATCATGGAAGCGTTCCACTACGTCTGGGACCCGGACGAGCTTGAGATCGAGGACGGCTACCTGCTCTTCATGGAAGACGTGGACGAGAAGTTCGTGTGGGGCATCCGCGCTGACCAGCTGAGCGTCCCCGATCCCATCGTGTGGCGCCGAAACAATGCCCGCGCCTCCTGGAAGAACGAGGAAGGCACCTTCAGCGAATTCATGCTGGATATGTTCGAGTGGGTGTTTGAAGACGACGTTGAGGCGGAATGAACTGGGTCCGCCACGCCCCTGAGGGGTACGAGTGCCCGTTCTGTGATCTCGCCTCCGGTGAGTTCAGGTTTGAGTCCAACCTCTGCGAGCCCGGCGACCTGATCTACTCCGATGAGCTTGTCCTGGCCTTCATCGCCTCCCACGGATTCGAACCCCACCCCGGCCACGTCCTGGTGATCCCGCGGGCGCACTACGAACTGTTGTATGAACTGCCCGACGACGTCGCCGGCCGCATCATGACCGTCAGCCGCGACATGGCGATCGCCATCAAACGCGCCTGGAACCCGGACGGCGTTTCAACCCGCCAGCACAACGAGCCGGCAGGCAGCCAGCACGTCTGGCACTACCACCAGCACATACTTCCCCGCTGGCACAAGGACGGCTTCTACTTCACGCCCAAGCGTCCGATCGTGGATCGGGCGGTGCGGGCGCGGAAAGCAGCGGAGCTTCGAGCTGCACTGGATTCCTGAGTTCCCCCTCGGGCTCGGGTTCACGGTGCGCCGAGACCTGGCTAGACGTCGCGGCTGACGACAGCCTGCGCGAAGCTCGCCAGCGCCTGTTTCACGGTGGTGTCGGGCAGCGGATCCAGCGCGGCGACGGCGTCGTCAGCCCACTGTTGTGCAACCGCCCAGGCCTCCTGGGTTGCCGGGTGCTCACGAAGGGCAGAGACCGCCTCAGCCAGGGCCTCATCCGAGGTGAGGTCCCCGTCCACCAGGGCGAGCACCCGCACAGCGGATTCGTCGCCGGAAGTGGCCGCCTGCCGCAGTAGCAGCACCGGGAGAGTGGGAACGCCTTCCCGCAGGTCCGTGCCTGGTGATTTGCCGGACTTCACCTTCAGCCCGGTGACGTCAATGACGTCGTCGGCCAGTTGGAATGCCACGCCGACCTTCTCGCCGTACGAGACCATGACGTCGACAGCTGACGCCGGCGCATCCGCGAAGATTGCACCGAGCTGACCCGAGGCTGCGACCAGCGAACCGGTCTTGTCAGCGATGACCGAAAGATAATGCGCTACCGGGTCCTCGCCGTCCTGTGGCCCCACGGTCTCATGCAGCTGCCCAAGGCACAACCGCTCGAAAGTACGGGCCTGGATCCCGAGGGCGCGGCTTCCCAGTTCGGAGACCAGAATCGACGCCCGTGCGAAGATCAGGTCTCCGGTCAGGATCGCAACGGAGTTTCCCCACACCTCGTGCGCGGTCGGAGCGCCGCGGCGGTAAGGCGCGGAGTCCATGACGTCGTCGTGATAGAGGGTGGCGAGGTGGGTCAATTCGACGACGACGGCGGCAACCACCACCTCCGGCCTCGTTGCGTTCCCGAGGTGGGAGGCGAGGATGGTCAGCAGCGGACGGATTCGCTTGCCACCGGCTTCGACGAGGTGGCGGGACGTTGCATCGGCGAGCGGGTCGGAGTTGGCGATCGCCTCACGCAGCTGCTTCTCGACCTTCGCAAGGCATGTTGACACTGCCGGACCGAGTTGGGGGTCCTCCGCAATCAGCGCAAAGCCGGCAGGCAGTCGCAAACCAGTGGCGATGACGCCGGTGGAAGTATCCATCTCGTCGACGATCGGACGCGGATGGCCGGCGCTGGTCCAGCTGCTGTGGGAGGAATCCGTCATGTGCCTAAGCCTATCGGCAGGGCCCCTACTTGAGCGCCAGCGAAAGTTGGGGGGCCGGTAGGCGCTATCGGCAGGGCCCCTACTTGAGCGCCAGCGAAAGTTGGGGGGCCGGTAGGCGCTATCGGCAGGGCCCCTACTTGAGCGCCAGCGAAAGTTGGGGGGCCGGTAGGCGCTATCGGCAGGGCCCCTACTTGAGCGCCAGCGAAAGTTGGGGGGCCGGTAGGCACTATCGGTGGAGGAACGTGGGAACTTTCGTGCAGCTCAGGTGAGCCGATGGCGTCGGAAGCCCCCGTAGCTGCACGAATCTAGCCCTACTGGTTGCCGGTCGCCGGTACCAAGCCCTCAAGAACCCGGATGACCCGGTCCTCAAAGCCTTTCCCCTGCGTATCCGTCAGGTTGGCGAGCATCCGCACAACGAACCGCATCAGCACGGGAATCGGCAT
This genomic interval carries:
- a CDS encoding phosphoadenylyl-sulfate reductase; the encoded protein is MGASRRGRSAAVSEAPEFTAVSDQARLPRRSEEELRALAAAGAEELGWDADSRDVIAWVVRNFDVSQAAVACSMADAVLPHLVSQQYPGVDVLFLETGYHFTETHITRDEVAEQLDINIVNVMPEQTVAEQDAEYGKDLFGRDPAQCCALRKMDPLKKALSGYEVWFTGVRRDEGPTRTNTPLVTWDHVHKLVKINPVAAWTFDELLDYAGEHQVPVNMLLSNGYPSIGCKPCTRPVAPGEDPRAGRWAGLAKTECGIHQ
- a CDS encoding nitrite/sulfite reductase, translating into MTSSVVTDAAQANAAARTKPARANRPAAKPHGQWKVDGTTPLNANETWKQEDNGLNVRERIEQIYSKNGFESIDGTDLHGRFRWWGLYTQRRQGIDGGKTATLEPHELEDKYFMLRVRIDGGALTTHQLRVIGEISTEFARDSADITDRQNIQLHWIRVEDVPEIWNRLEAVNLSTTEACGDVPRVILGSPVAGIAKDEIIDPTPLIHELSERFIGDPELANLPRKYKTAITGHPSQDVVHEINDFALVGVVHPELGAGYDLWVGGGLSTNARLAERLGAFVSADVAAEVWLGVTSIFRDYGYRRMRTKARLKFLLNDWGPEKFRQILQDEYLGFELPDGPAAPKPPTPGDHVGIHEQKDGKFFIGVAPTVGRVSGTILTSLADTLEAHGTTRLRTTPHQKLVILDVEEDHVESLVAELDALGLSARPSLFRRSTIACTGIEYCKLAIVETKVTAATAIAELERRLADLVDNGTLTQPIALHINGCPNSCARIQTADIGLKGMMLPTPDGDPTPGFQVHLGGGLADSNREEAGLGRTIRGLKVTVDNLPDYVERVVRQYAADRKNNETFAEWAHRAEEGVLQ
- a CDS encoding sirohydrochlorin chelatase, with the protein product MQTHEHPVLVACSHGTSSTEGQAAVNRMRDEMRLLRPGLDIREAYVDVQQPDLPDVVAALPDGPAVIVPLLLSVGYHVKVDIAEAVAGRPGTVASAPLGPDPRLAKLLQQRLEEAGVEAGAAVVLAAAGSSDPSAAEDVSKLLEQLAELRTGRILAGYGASARPSVPEAVQELHDDGAAPAIASYLLAPGYFHDQLSKAGASVVTDPLLPEVMLAQIALDRYDEACAQLGV
- a CDS encoding trimeric intracellular cation channel family protein; protein product: MNAALILDLFGVFFFAVSGSLLAARKGFDLVGSLLLACLVSLGGGVARDVIIGVVPVAFSNPLYLAPPLLATSLVYFLFSRLEKVSKLLVLFDAGGLALFCIVGALKAVDAGLNPVAAVLLGVTTAVGGGLLRDVVANEVPQLFNPGDIYALPAFLGAALTVVLAKLDWFNVLTGVAVAGLVFLLRVLAWRAGWQAPLATRVPRQFRPPREG
- a CDS encoding HIT family protein, whose translation is MNWVRHAPEGYECPFCDLASGEFRFESNLCEPGDLIYSDELVLAFIASHGFEPHPGHVLVIPRAHYELLYELPDDVAGRIMTVSRDMAIAIKRAWNPDGVSTRQHNEPAGSQHVWHYHQHILPRWHKDGFYFTPKRPIVDRAVRARKAAELRAALDS
- a CDS encoding polyprenyl synthetase family protein, which encodes MTDSSHSSWTSAGHPRPIVDEMDTSTGVIATGLRLPAGFALIAEDPQLGPAVSTCLAKVEKQLREAIANSDPLADATSRHLVEAGGKRIRPLLTILASHLGNATRPEVVVAAVVVELTHLATLYHDDVMDSAPYRRGAPTAHEVWGNSVAILTGDLIFARASILVSELGSRALGIQARTFERLCLGQLHETVGPQDGEDPVAHYLSVIADKTGSLVAASGQLGAIFADAPASAVDVMVSYGEKVGVAFQLADDVIDVTGLKVKSGKSPGTDLREGVPTLPVLLLRQAATSGDESAVRVLALVDGDLTSDEALAEAVSALREHPATQEAWAVAQQWADDAVAALDPLPDTTVKQALASFAQAVVSRDV